Sequence from the Panicum virgatum strain AP13 chromosome 5N, P.virgatum_v5, whole genome shotgun sequence genome:
gcgccatatcaaggggtatggacctaaatggcacaacttaacaagttcagtgtgctagatttcgattttgcgagttcgtggacctaagtggcacctggagacaagttcgagggccgctggtgtatttaactcttttcttttctctctcgggAGATGCTATTACTGCTGTTGTGTATCATCGTTCTGATGATACCATTTTGTTTCGGTCCTATTTTATGCTCTTTGGTCTGATCAGTAGTTCAGTACACTTAAGACTTAAAAATCGTCGGCAAATGTTAAACCGTTATCCAATGGTTCGGTTAATGGTTGTGTGGTGTGTGGTTTATGCTTGTGTTTAAATTGTGATGTTTGTCGAAGgcttagggtgtgtttggttgggctgTGGCTGTAGGGAAAAACTGTTGTAGCCTTTGGGCTGTGAAAAAACTGCTGTGAGAAAGCCGAAAATCATTTGGTTGAACGACTGTAGTTTTTTGGAAAAGCTCATGCTCACGGGTCTGACATGTCATCTGACCCCACATGTcaatctctcctctctcttctcctATCTCTCTCTCGTGCCCCACTCCTCAtgcgcgccggcggtggccggagctCGCGCTCCCGCCTGCCCCCCTTGTCCTCTTGCGCGCCGGCGACGGTGGAGCTAGCGTTCCCGCTCGCGGCCCCCTCTCCTCCGTGTTGGCGACATGAACACGTCGTCTCTGGAGACCCGCTCCATGATCCTCTTTCTGTggataacggcggctagttagGGTAGTTGGTTAGGCGCACGTTGTGCTTGTGTACATGTATATAAACTCAAGAGGACATCAATACAATTGCAGTTTACACTCCAATCTCCTTCATGGTATCAGACGGGGAATCCGACGAGTTCGTCAACCCCTTCTCCTCGCCTTCCTCGCCTCCTTCCGCTGCCATGGACATCAGCTCCACCTCTGCCCTTGCCTCCGGTTCCTCTAGCTCCTCCACTGCGTAATCTCCTGATGCCCTGCGCGACATCCTTTGCCGGGCTTAGATGGGaccgcctcctccctccacctccaccgtcTCCCTCGCCCAGATCCAGTCCGTGAACATCCGAGCTCATGTTCACATCGTCCTTGATCTGGAAAACACCTCCTACTCCCAATGGCGGCGCCTCTTCGACACGGCTTTCGGCAAGTTCGGTCTCCAGGACCATGTCAGCGCCACTGCCACCCCTCACTTCTCCGATCCTGAATGGGCCATGATCGATGAGTGCATCGTGAATTGGCTCTACACGACCATCTCCACCGATCTCCTGGACATCGTCATGGAGAAGGACGACACCGCGCTCGCCGTCTGGACGGCCATCGAGGAACTCTTCCACGACAACCGCCTCACGCCCGCCGTCCACCTCGAGTCGGAGTTCCGCTCCCTCATGCAAGGCGATCTTTTCGTGACTGAGTACTGCTCTCAACTGAAACTGCTCGCCAGAAAACTCGCCGACGTTGGTCATCCCGTTCGTGAGGACAATCAAGTGGTGAACATGCTGCGCGGCCTCAACCCTAAGCTTCGTCACATGATCTCCTCCATCAACGGGCAAGATCCTCTTCCCTCCTTCCGCAAGGTGCGCTCCCAGCTTCTCCTTGAGGAGAAGAGCCTCCAGCACTAGGAGAAGCAACTCGGGCCTGGCGCTCAGGCATTCTACGCCGGGAGCCCCTCATCGTCCACCTCCTCTCCGAGCGCGCCTGGAGGTGCCACCaccaacaagaagaagaagcgcggGAAGTCCACCTCCAACGTCGGCTCCTCCTCCAACCCCGCCGCCTCCAGTACCACGGGCGgttccggcggcgccggcgcaccTTCCGCTCGTCCTCCAGCTCCGTCCGTGGCACAATGGCAGGCCGGGTTTAACCCGTGGACCGGCATGGTGCAGGCTTGGCTCATGCCGTTCCGCGTTCCGGCCACTGGTGTTCTTGGGCCCCGGCCTGGTCAGCCGCAACAACAGGCGTTTGCGGCCCAACTGCCTTCATCGACGGGTGCATCCACCGTGGCTCCAACGATGTCGCAGCCCTGGGATCACAGTGCTCTGCTCGCGGCACTGAACAACATCGCCTCCAACCCTGCTGCAAGCACCTCTGAATGGTACTTCGACACTGGTGCGTCCTCTCACTGCTACCACACCCAACAAACTCTCTCCTCGCACCACACAATGCATCTTCTTTGGGTACTCGCCGGATCACCGTGGCTACCGCTGTTATGATCCTGCGACACGTCGGGTGCTCACCTCGCGTCACGTGGTGTTTGATGAGCTCTCCTTCCCATACcgttctgctgctccgacgacgacaCGCGCGACACCAACCGGCTCGCCTGATCCTGCTATCGTCGTGGCTGCTAACCCTCTGCAGGTTCATCGTGTTGTCGACTGTTCGTCGCCACGGCCACCGCGAGTGTGCGCTCTGGCCGTGTCCCCATCGCGCTCGCCGATGTAGATCTCGCCCACAACGTCTACCACACCTACGCTCGCTCAGTCAGCCTCGTCTCCGGCACCGGCACCTGTACCGTCGATGCCGAGTCATTCATCTACACCGACTGCATCGCGTGTGCGGACCTCGACAGCATCACCATCGGCATGACCCATGGCAACCTCTACGCCGACTCGTGCACCCGAGTCGCTGTCATCTCCAGCATGGCGCACTGCCCCGGCGTTCGACTGTACACCGACGGCATCGACCACTGATGCAGCTCGACCATGGCATCCCATGGTGACATGCGGGCGCGCCGGCATCGTCAAGCCCAACCCGCGCTACGCGTGCACTACCATGACGACCACCATCTCCCCGATCCCGGCGTCTGCATGCGCGGCTCTGCGTGACCCCAACTGGAAGGCAGCCATGGAAGCCGAATATGGTGCTCTCCTCGCCAACAGTACGTGGGAACTCGTACCACGTCCACCGGGCGCCAACATAGTCACCGGCAAGTGGGTGTTCTGCGTCAAATACAAGCCCGATGGCTCTCTTGATCGCTACAATGTCAGATGGGTCGTCCGTGGGTTCTCTCAACATCCCGGAGTGGATTTCGGAGAGACCTTCTCACCGGTGGTCAAACCAGCCACGATCCGCACAGTCTTGACACTCGTTGCGTCTCGTGGCTAGCAAGCTCGACAACTCGACGTCTCCAATGCCTTTCTGCACGGGAACCTCTCCGAGCGGGTGTACTGTCAGCAGTCGGTTGGCTTCGTCGATCCACGACGACCACACGACGTGTGTCTCTTGTCCAAGAGCCTCTACGGGCTGAAGCAGGCACCGCGTGCCTGGTATGAGCGCTTCACTGGGTTCATCGCCACGATTGGCTTCACACCAACACGTCCCTCTTTGTTCTTCATCGAGGCACGGCCatggccattcttcttctgtACGTTGACGATATGATCATCACGGCCTCCACTACGGCTCTTCTTCGGCAAGTCATCAACGAGCTCCAAGCGGAATTTGCAGTAAAAGACATGGGTGACCTCCACTTCTTTCTGGGTGTTGAGGTCACTCGGTCTGCCGGTGGGTTTCACTTGTCTTAGACTCATTATGCCGAAGAGCTACTTGATCGTGCCGGCATGTCCAACTGCCGCCCGATCTCTACGCCGATCGATGTCAATTCGAAGCTGCCTGCAGCTAGTGGAGAACCAGTGTCTGATCCTTCGGAGTATAGGAGGATTGTCGGAGCACTCCAATGGATGACCCTCACGCGTCCAGATATTGCACACGCCGTGCAGCAAATCTGCCTGCACATGCACGATCCGCATGAAGGTCATCTCGCTCTCATCAAGCGCGTTCTCCGCTACCTCCAAGGTACCACTGATCACGGGCCGCATCTTCCGGCGTCAAGATCACTGGACATCGTCGCTTACTCTGACGCCGATTGGGCTGGGTGCCCGGATACGCGCCGATCTACATCAGGCTACTGCGTCTACCTTGGTGATGCTCTGGTGTCGTGGTCCTCCAAGCGCCAGCCTACGGTTTCATGTTCCagcgccgaggcggagtacaGGGCGATTGCTAACGCCGTGTCTGAGTGCTGCTGGCTTCGCCAACTCTTGGGTGAGCTATCGGTTCCGGTTGACAAGGCGACACTTGTGTACTGCGATAACATCTTCTCAGTTTACATGGCGTCGAATCCAGTCCACCATCGACGGACAAAGCATATCGAGCTCGACATACATTTTGTTCGTGAGAAGGTGGCCGTCGGCGACGTGCGAGTTCTACATGTTCCTACAGGCCAGCAGTTTGCAGATATTATGACCAAGGGACTACCCTCTTCAGTGTTCCAggagtttcgctccagtctTGGCATCTCACTGACCGATGCTACGACTGCTGGGGGTGTTGGCGATGTGAACTCGTCGTCCCTGGAGACCCGCTCCATGATCCTCTTTCTGTGGATCACGGCGGCTAGTTAGGGTAGTTGGTTAGGCGCACGTTGTGCTTGTGTACATGTATATAAACTCAAGAGGAGATCAATACAATTGCAGTTGACACTCCAATCTCCTTCACTCCGCCCATGGCCGTCGGGGCAGATCTCGCGCGCCGGAATCACGAGGCGGCAGTGGCTCAAGCAGGGGCTCGCGGTGTGACGGCGGCTCGGGATGGCGGAGTTCGTGCTCGCCACATGGCGGAGCTCTCCCTCGGGGCCAAGCAGTGGGGAAGCGCGCGGTAGAGCTCTGCGCCAGGGTAAAGGCGCCGCCGACCTGACCCTGCGCTCGTAGCGAGGGAGCCGCCGGCCAAGGGCTCAGCCGGCCACCGTCGGGCACGCGCGCGCCTGGGAGGTGGCGTCGGAGGGTGCAGCCGCCGGCGGCAAGGGGTGCagccggacctgcaggaaggagcCACGGAGAGGGccgggagaaaagaaaaatcgAACCGGTACCTACTAAATGATGGCATGGCGGGTAAATTTTGGCAAGTTTTGCTCCCACAGCCGGTGAAAGCAGGGTCGGAGGGGCTGTGCGATTTCTATACCAGGGAAAGCTGCTTTCAGTAGAAGTCGGACGACCAGACTAATTCATTTGGTTATCTTTTTGGCTTTCATCTACAGCCACAACCAAAATAAGTTGAACCAAACAAACCTGTGTTAGTGGAGTCATGTTTtgtgatgtgatgtgatgtgaAAGCACTTTGTCTAGTATCATGTATTGGAAATATCATATTTGCAAATTTCATTTCTACTAAATAAAATTGTGTTGGACTAGGAGAAAATCGAAGGCAGACACACAAAATACCTTTTACGTGTTCGGCCCCTCTTCTCTCTCCAAACGGCTAAAAAATTCGGAGCAGCCAATCCCGGCCGTCCATCGCAGATTCGAGCGCCATCGCGGGGCCGATTTCCATAAATAAAAATTCGACCGTTGGGGAGAAATCCCCCCGCCGCCCAAACCCAGCACCTACAAAGCTACGGTGCCTCCTGCTTCCTTCTATGCCACACCTCGTTTTCGACGAACCCTCAAGAACGTGAGATCAGAGAGGAGACGAGTGAGGAGAGAAGGATTcgaagggggaggaggaggcggcgcacggcggttGCTGGATTGCTCCTCGAGGACGACGGCCATGGCGTCCAAGAGGCAGGTGGGGGTGGGGCGGGGAGCCCCTGTTCCCGCTCAGGAACAGAAGATCGGTGAGTTTCCCGGCGACGCAATTCCTCGGCGGGTTCCGCCGTCTTGATTGGTTGATTCTTTTGCTGGGTGGTTCGGGGATTCAACAATCATGGTTGGGGGATAGGGGTAGCAGGAGCAGAGGATGGGGTCTTGGAGGCTGCGGCACTTGTACGTTTCTTGAATCAGTCTGGGTTCGATTGGCGCATGGCGATAACCGtctgttctttctttctttccgtAGCATAGAGATGAGTGGATGTTCTTGGGTGATTATGCATTTATGCTGTCACTTCGCTGCTCTGTTATCTAGTTCTTTGTGTATCGTTCTGTTTGGGGATCCTGTTCTTTGTGTACCTGACGGATTGAACTCCTTGATCCGCAACTAGAAAGTCCGGATTTGGTTTTTCGCTGTACGGTTTCTTAAATTGTTCGGGTGGATTGTTCTGTAATTGTCATGACCAATATTCTTTATTAGCTACCGCGATGGGTCGTCGATTTGATTACACGTTGTGTTGTTCTCGCCTGCAGGTTTCCCTGTTAGTCTGCAGCATCGCTGCTTTGCTTCTGTCAGGATTCTTGTCCTGTTTGCGCAATAAAGATTTCTTCTTTTCaactgcttggttcatatgcACGTCTATACCAAATTTCCCTTTGTGATTTCTATTATCGTTGGGCTTGCCTATTTCATCTTAATTAGTACTGTAATGGAGGATTTTGTAAGGTGATCTTGATCTGAACATGCATAGTGGGTGCGGATCTTAGCTGTAAAGCCTATCCATAATTCTGCCGTGATGGTGAATAGCTTTAAATAGGAAAAGGGAaggttttctttttttgctaGATTTTATATACTTTTCCTTCAGATTGTCACTTCATCGCACTATAACAATGGTGTAGTGTTGCGTTGCTTTGTCCCCCGTATACGTTTGGTGCTATGATCCTCTCTGCTAATTCACTTCTTGTTTGATCAGATGCGGCCAGGCTCGTCAGGAGGTCAGTGGCGACGGTTCCCCAACAAGCTGTGGCAAGAAACCGTAGGGTGCTTGCCGACGTCGGCAACTTTATCAATGGCCAACCTGCTCTTGCAAACCACCAGAAGCAAGTCCTTGTACCAGTTAAGAACTGTAGGAAAGCAATCCCTCAGGTAGCAGCAAGAAGCCGGGGAGTGCTTGCTGATGTGGGCAATCATATCAACGGATGTCGGGCTCCTGCAAATCGTCAGAAGTCACTGGTTGCTGCATCTGACAGGAATGGAAAAGCAGTTAAGCTGAAGGAGCAGAGGAAACTGAAGCCCGAAGTCATTGTGATAAGTTCAGACTCCGAGAGGGAGAAGAAAACCGAAGTCTCAGGAGGCCAGCGAATTGCAAGGAGGGTACCAACCCTTACTGGTATCCTGACAACTTGCAGCAGGGTATGAACTAGGAACACAAGCTGAATTCTAAGCTTAagattttctttctttatttcttttccaACACGAATATCTGAGTAACTTTTTATCTGAGCACAGGTTTCTGATAGGGTAATTTCCAGCTCGAAGAATGCACAGACATTTGACATTGATGCCCCTGATGCTACCAATGAGCTTGCTGTGGTTGAATATGTTGAGGACATCTACAGATTCTACAAGAGTACTGAGGTGATCCGCTTTCTGGCTTATAAGAAAACTGAAGCAACAATGATTTTCTTGCTTCATTGCTGGGTCATTGATATGACCACTTCTGATCATTGTTCTTTTGCTGCATTGTTGCTTCTTCAGGGGACTTGCCTGCCCCTCAGCACCTACATGAGCTCGCAGGACGAGATCAATGAAAGAATGAGAGCTATCCTTGTTGATTGGATCATTGAAGTACAACACAGGCTTAAACTAATGCCAGAGACACTTTACCTGACTGTGTACGTCATCGATCAGTACTTATCCATGGAGAATGTACCAAGAAAGGAGCTACAGCTTGTCGGCATAAGTGCCATGCTGATAGCGTGCAAGTATGAGGAAATATGGGCTCCAATGGTAGGGTTCTTAACATTGATATTGTCTATTTGTGCTTCCAAACATACGAGTTCCATTCTTTGTATAACTTACACAATGCAACAATGTATACAGGTTAAGGATTTATTGTGCCTATGCGACAATGCCTTCAGCAGAGAGCAGGTTCtgaccaaggagaaggcaaTCCTGAACAAGCTCCACTGGAACTTGACAGTTCCAACAATGTACATGTTCATTGTCCGGTATCTGAAAGCTGCTAGGGGTGACAAAAAGGTACAATTATCCATTCTTAGTAATTTTTTTAGCACCACATTTATTTACTAATTGATATGTAATTAGCAATTTCTTTTTCTATGTCCGGTGCAGCTTGAAAACATGGCATTCTTCTACTCCGAGCTTGCATTGGTTCAGTACACGATGCTGATTTACCCTCCATCTGTGACCGCAGCTGCTGTTGTCTATGCTGCTAGAAATACTCTTGAAATGAAGCCACTGTGGACTGATATTCTGGAGTATCACACTGGCTTAACTGAGCCACAATTACTGTATGTCCTCCTCATGACTTGAATTTGCCATTGAAATCTGATTCTTGTTTGAATCATAATATTAGTAAGTTCGAGTAGATTGCGTTTCAGTTGAAGTCTGAAATTTGATTAACATGCTATTCTGACATAAACTTAAGTTCGAGTAGATTGCGTTTCAGTTGAAGTCTGAAATTTGATTAACATGATATTCTGACATAAACTTAGTAAGTAATGAATTCACACTGTACAAAATAAGCCTGTTAAGTTCATTGTTCAGTTTTGCACGCTAATTTGATCATAAACTTGGCATCAAAATTTGATCATAATCTGATCATCTGAAGCATAGATTAGTAAGTTGAGTTGATCGGGGGCAGCCTCAGAAGTTTGAAGTTTGAACTATGATTATGACATGCTAACCAAATGTCCAAATTCATTGCTCTTTACTGTAACCAAGTTCACGCTAAAAGATTATGGTGATCATTAGAATAAGAGCATCTGTTACAGTAACCAGCAGCCCCACTCACCAGCTTGCAATCTGTTTGTATTCCTTTCAGTGATTCACTAGAAGTTCTCCATTGCCAGTCATACTGAATGTTTCTAAAAGTATTGGAGCGTAATGTTCTTTCTTTTGGCTCATGACTGAATTAATTATTTTCTGTTTGGGATGGTGGAACAGTGTTGTTTCCTTTCAGTCATACTGAATATTTCTAACGGTATAGGAGTGTGCACAGTTCTTTATTTTGGCTCATGACTGGGAGGTTAATTCTTGTATGTTTGGGATGATGGAAACACCGCAGAGACTGCGCGAGGCGCCTGATGTGCTTCCACGCCCTAGCGCCGGAGAGCAAGCAGAAGGCGGTCTACACGAAGTACTCCAACCCCAAGCGCGGCGCCGTCTCGCTCTACTCGCCTGCCAAGAAGCTACTGTCAGTCTGAGCCGAGGCTCCCTGCTGCGGCGGCTGCTAGTACTGGAGATGCTAGTACTGCTGTTGCATATCATCATTCTGATGATACCATTTTGTTTCAGTCCTATTTTCTGCTCTTTGCTTTGATCAGTATACTTGAAAGTTCAAAATCATCAGCAAATGTTAAACCATTATCGAATGGTTCGGTTAATTGTTATGTGTGGTTTGTTGTTTATGCTTTTGTTGAAATTGTGATGTTTGGTGGTAGTGGAATCATGTCTGTGATGTGATGTGAAGCACTTTCAGTCAAGCAGAGAGCGTATGCAAATCATCATCACAAGATATGAAGACCAGAATATTAAGCAGCGCTAAGGTTTTTTTGTACCTGtgtctttttttctgaatcgTACTGATGTGTCAAGTTTCATCTAACCAGTACTCAGGTTGAATCTCAAACTGCTCACATTGGTACCCAGAAGACGCACCTCTCACCTACGGACCAGGATAATCATGCAAAGATTGCCCAACAAATTGCAATCCCAGAGCTTGTTCACTCTGAAACACCTCAGGTCGTTGTTCATTCAGAAACATCTAAGGAAGATACTCAGGTCGTAGTTTTATTCAGCCACAGCAATTGTGCTTTGCCGACTTGTTTCATCCTTTACTATACAGCGGCTTTGCCTTGCTGCTTCACTGTATGAAGTATTAGAAAACAAACCCAATGTCAGGGTTAAATGTTCCAATTTCTATTTGCCAAGTGGCATATCTTGTCACTTAAGTTTATGAATAGATTTCAcaacttctttttcttcttaaatTCTTGTTCATGTTGTGGTTCTGCTGCAATGAGATTCATTCCATGAAAGAATACCAATTTGAATTCCATAGTTTCATGGTTCTGTTATGGTCCTAAGTTTTTACTTGTTGGAAGGCTGATTACCTGTGGACTTATCCTTCTGCACCTTAAGTTTCATTGCTGCTTGCTTGGCTTATACTGCATAGTGCCTAATCTAATTTGGTTTTGCTTTGCACTTGTTCATGCAGAGAGGCTAACTAAATGGAGTCTCACAATGGCGAGGCTGATGACttgcctcctccacctcctctaaATGCGGGCATTGAACATCTTAAATCTGAGGAAACAAAGAAGCTGTTGAAACCTAAGAGGGCTTTGATCCCTAGGAAAGGTTTTGGCAAAAAGGGGCAGCCAATAAGGCTTGTAACAAACCACTTCAAAGTTTCGCTGAAGAACACTGAAGAATTTTTCTATCACTACTACGTGTGTCTCTTATCCTTGTCTACTATCTTTCTTATGTTTTCATGCTCATATCTAATTATCAATGCTATTATCTTTTACCGATTGCAGGTGGATTTGAAATATGAAGATGATACACCTGTTGGCAAGGGAGCAGGCAGGAATGTGATTGAGAAACTTCAGCAAACCTATGCCACTGAACTTGCAAACAAAGATTTTACGTGTGATGTTGAGAAGAGCCTGTTCACAATTGGTGCTCTTCCTCAAAATATTAACGAGTTAACTGTTGTGGTGGAAGATGTTTCAACTGGAAAGTAATGCCTCAGCTGTTTTTGTTGATTTGTACTTATGTACTCTGTTAATTATTCCTTATGTTAACTTCATTTTTGTGCTTTCAGGACTCCTGCAAATGGCAGCCCTGGCAATGACAGTCCACCTGGAAGTGACAGGAAAAGGGTCAGAAGACGTACAAAGTTGAGCTGTCTTTCGCAGCAAAAATTCCTATGAGTGCAATCGCACATGCTTTGAAAGGTCAGGAATCAGAGCATACTCAGGAAGCGATTCGAGTGAGTGATATTATTCTGAGGCAGCACTCAGCAAACCATTATGCATTTTTTTTCACTCAATTAAGATGGCATATTTTAACGCAATTTTAAAATACAACTCCAGTCTTGGCAAAAAAAAACTTCATCATCGTTTCAgctaaaaaacaaacaaaagaaaaggaggaaatTTCATACTCTCTATGTTGCTGGCAGTGGTGCTGCTAGTGCTATAGCAACCGATTCGGAAAGCGCTCCAGACAGCGTCCACAAATCGGGCGGTATGGAAGGAATCCAAGAAATAAACCACAGCCACTGATTCGATCACGCCGGCcgaccagcggcggcggcagggtgacGGAGGAGAGCCGCGCAGCTGGTGAGGTCGGCCGGCCCGGCGGAGTGGGGGCAGGGGGCAGACACCACCACCCTGTCGACACGCGGCACGCGCGCGAGGGTCCCGGCGAGCCCACCCAatcgcggcgagccggcgaggtGGGGCCGCTCCCGGGGCGGGGAGAGATCCGCTGGGCCCCCCTGCCGACGTGGCGACGCCGCAGCCGAGATTTAGATAACGCTGGCCCCCAGCCTCCGCCCGTGGCCTCGCAGCCACACGATcccctccctttcctctcccctGTCCCTGTCGGCCGGGTGGCTCGGCTGGCTCTCCCCTGTCCCTGTCGGCCGGGTGGCTCGGCTGGCTGGCTCACGCGCAGCTCGCCCCGG
This genomic interval carries:
- the LOC120676251 gene encoding cyclin-B1-3-like; amino-acid sequence: MASKRQVGVGRGAPVPAQEQKIDAARLVRRSVATVPQQAVARNRRVLADVGNFINGQPALANHQKQVLVPVKNCRKAIPQVAARSRGVLADVGNHINGCRAPANRQKSLVAASDRNGKAVKLKEQRKLKPEVIVISSDSEREKKTEVSGGQRIARRVPTLTGILTTCSRVSDRVISSSKNAQTFDIDAPDATNELAVVEYVEDIYRFYKSTEGTCLPLSTYMSSQDEINERMRAILVDWIIEVQHRLKLMPETLYLTVYVIDQYLSMENVPRKELQLVGISAMLIACKYEEIWAPMVKDLLCLCDNAFSREQVLTKEKAILNKLHWNLTVPTMYMFIVRYLKAARGDKKLENMAFFYSELALVQYTMLIYPPSVTAAAVVYAARNTLEMKPLWTDILEYHTGLTEPQLLDCARRLMCFHALAPESKQKAVYTKYSNPKRGAVSLYSPAKKLLSV
- the LOC120676252 gene encoding protein argonaute 4A-like — translated: MESHNGEADDLPPPPPLNAGIEHLKSEETKKLLKPKRALIPRKGFGKKGQPIRLVTNHFKVSLKNTEEFFYHYYVDLKYEDDTPVGKGAGRNVIEKLQQTYATELANKDFTCDVEKSLFTIGALPQNINELTVVVEDVSTGKTPANGSPGNDSPPGSDRKRVRRRTKLSCLSQQKFL